A genome region from Penaeus vannamei isolate JL-2024 chromosome 20, ASM4276789v1, whole genome shotgun sequence includes the following:
- the LOC113803910 gene encoding craniofacial development protein 2-like, whose protein sequence is MGAASEGRIVSSGRVSHEPQATSGTHQPKSKKMKNFTIIASSNVRIQKGKLDIKQEMSRLKINILGLCEVRWKGSGKVTLDGFTIIYSGGTKHEKGVAVLISKSLKGFWAVSDRVMMIKLSTKPLDLKIIQVYAPTADSTEEELETFYDDIEQALKQSKSTDITIIQGDFNAKLGEGRYEDIVGPFGLGERNDRGQKLLERAHSKDYMIGNTWFTQHPRRLATWRSPGDKYRNQLDFIMIKKRPCKTYPGADCDSDHYPVASKLCLRLKKK, encoded by the coding sequence ATGGGTGCTGCCTCTGAGGGCAGAATTGTCTCATCCGGTAGGGTATCTCATGAGCCACAAGCTACTAGTGGCACCCATCAACCCAAGAGCAAAAAGATGAAGAATTTCACTATTATTGCTTCTTCGAATGTAAGAATACAAAAAGGAAAGTTAGACATCAAACAGGAAATGTCTAGATTGAAGATCAACATACTTGGACTATGTGAGGTAAGGTGGAAGGGCTCTGGCAAGGTAACATTGGACGGCTTTACCATCATCTACTCAGGAGGAACTAAGCATGAGAAGGGTGTAGCGGTACTCATCTCAAAGTCACTGAAAGGTTTTTGGGCAGTGTCAGACAGAGTGATGATGATCAAGCTCAGTACTAAACCACTTGATCTAAAAATCATTCAGGTGTATGCACCAACTGCAGACAGTACTGAGGAAGAACTTGAAACATTTTATGACGACATCGAGCAGGCATTGAAACAGAGCAAGTCAACAGACATCACAATCATCCAAGGAGATTTCAATGCGAAGTTGGGCGAAGGGCGTTATGAAGACATAGTGGGTCCTTTTGGACTGGGAGAAAGGAATGACAGAGGTCAGAAGCTCCTGGAGCGGGCTCATTCTAAGGACTATATGATTGGAAACACCTGGTTTACGCAACATCCGAGAAGATTGGCAACTTGGCGAAGTCCAGGGGACAAATATAGAAATCAGTTAGATTTTATCATGATCAAGAAGAGACCATGCAAGACATATCCCGGTGCAGACTGTGACAGCGATCATTACCCAGTAGCATCAAAGTTATGTCTAcgactgaaaaaaaaatga